In the Colius striatus isolate bColStr4 chromosome 3, bColStr4.1.hap1, whole genome shotgun sequence genome, GGTATATGAAATTATCCTTCTATTCACCTAATCTCATTGGTTTCCCATCGCCATGACAGGACAagaatctttcttctttttttcttttttaaccaatATATTGTTACCTTTCTTATCAGCTAATCTGTGGGAACAAGTTATCCTTATACTTTCTATCCCTTACCTTACTGTAGTCAGAGGGCCTCGATAAAAAGCAGAATTCATACTTTTTGGTTCAGAAACTCATTCACTGTCTGTGAGAGGCTtgagagggaaataaaaaggcaagaaaagttGTCTAACCATGCAGCTTATTTAGACTCAATACTGTTTGAGTATTTGGAAGTGAAATTGCACTGGGCTGGCACAGTGTTCTGTTTTATTGTATACAGTAATTGATATATGTAATACTCTACACAAAGTAGAGTATTTCAGAAatgtctgctttattttttaaaggaaactaCTTGTTGACTAAAGTTAGCAAGCCCATTAATTATGAAGAAGTATTTTCCATATATCTGGAAAACTTTCTCATTTGTAGGGAGCTCTGTCTGGATTAGTGGCCTCCTACAGCTCTCACTTGGTTTATCTATGGagaagctgttttcttcttACAGAGATTCTCCCAAAAACCGGCAACTTGTTTACATTTGTATTGAAGATGGTGTAAAGAGAATAATTTAACTGCTCCAGCAAACCAGACCTGGAATGTATACTTATACAGCTTCTTTAATTGatgataatatatttttttgatCTTTATTGGCTGAGACCTATTATTTCGAGTGCTCTTTAGCAGCCATCCCTGATATAGCAAAAGATGACCCTGAgcatcacctcctcctcctgtcaTTCATGGTGTTGTGCAGCTGCACAGGACAGAGCAGGGTTATGAGGGGGAAGAAAGGTGAAGGGATGGACTGTTCTCCTTTGTTGGCCATCCCCAAGGCCATGTCTGGAGCTCCATGTGCAGTTTGGGCTGCCTTGTACCAAGTGGACACTGTGCAGGCTCTCACCACTTTGATCTCATCGTGGGATGTCCGGGCTGGAGTGGGCACTATATGGAGTGAGATTGAGGGAATGCAGGTATTTTGTTGATTATAAAAAACACATTTGCAAGTACATTTATACACATACCTATATGTTTACTGTACCTGTATCTTGGGTGAATTATTGCGTATATGATGGGGTTGTAGATTGCAGAAGCTTTGGCAATAACTGCTGGCACAGATTTGGAATATGGTGATAGGGTGTTGCCTTgactaaaacaaagcaaaaatattacACACAGCTATGCCATGGATATGTACTATATTACTAAAATGTATTACACTTTTTGACTGTTTTTGTGCTGAGATCTCTTTGTTAAAAAATACCTCTGAAACATACTTGGTTTCATTCAtttggagaagaagaaagacatGCATATAATTAATTATCTATTTGAGGATGACCAGGAACACAAAGAATCATCTTTCCTGTTTCTACACTAggcaaccccccccccccatgaAACCTACCAATACAACCCTCATTGTGGCCATCTGGGAAAACAGAatggcaataaaaaaaaaaacagaatcaaACCTAAAAATCTTTTAGTAGCAACATCCATGCTGCATGTCTCAGTTGCAAACATTGCAGAAGGAAGGGAGTACTGGAAGTGGTTTGAAACCAATATTCTCCTCTTGAATTCAAGCTCTCACAGTTGGATATATGTGATCAATATCAGCACAGGATAATCAGAATTAacatcatagaattacagaacaGTTTGGCtaggaaaggacctttaaagattaCCTAGTtgttcaaagccccatccaacctgtccTTGAAAGTGAGAAACCTGAATGCACTGACAAAACAACAGGTCTCTCTGAAGTAGAGAATGTTGGAAGAAGATGGGAGCTTAGGGGTGAATATCAGGAAGTATAACCTCTTTTGCCCTCTGTCAGAGGCAGCAGTGTGTGGAAGAAGCTTCTTGAGacaagagaggaaaggaaagagataaCTCCTCAATTCATACAAAGAAAGTATCATGAAAGAGGGGAAACAATGCATACAAAAATGCAGATAAAAAGTACtaacacttttaaaatacatagacAAATAATCCCTTTTCTAGCTTTATCCACAAGGATATAGTAAAGAATGTAATATCATCTCTAATGTAACTATTTAAAGCCCTTTCAAAAGGGAGATCTACTTCTTGTGGGTGACAGTACTAGTCATATTTGTATTTCAGAATAACCTATGATCCTTGGATTATACTTCGACTTACCCTGCCCAGGCAATCAAGGTGACACAAGCATACGGAGACCATGACAAGACAAATACAATGATGACTACAAAAGCAATTTTTGCCAGTTTCCATTCGTTCTTCATGGACTGAGAGAGGTAGGATTTCCGACTGCAGGACCCCAGCTTTTCAACAtctctgtgaaggaaaaaaattatacatATGTCAGCAACAAGAAGGTGAAAAAGTAAGGTGCAACATTTCTAATATATGCTCAGTGATATGTAAAATTAAGCAGATTTCATCTTTCCCTGCTTgaactcttttttcctctgatatTTAAAAAGTCCAGAAGATAATTAACAGTAAAAATGTGTCAGGCATTCTGTCTGAGCTTTGTTTGCTCATGGGACTGAGCCACAAGAACCCCTGGAAATGCAGGAGGGGACTGCTGTGTCCTTATCTTAACACAAGGAGGGTATCAGATAGGACAGGTAAAGAAATTGGTATCTCTTACCCTCTCTTGCTCTTAGAGGTGGAGCAAGCAAAGACACAGCTGGATGCAAAACTCAGATCTTAtggcttttcctttccaagGCAGGAACAACTTGCAGAAATTCCAGATCAAGAGATAACAAGAGTTGGAATTCCCTGACTGCTCTGAGGAACCTGGCCCCAAAGGCTTATGGAGACATTCTTGCATGACATTACACTTATTCACTGGAGAAGACTATTCTCAGACAGGAGTACCACAGGTAGTTTTTGCAAAAAATGTCTCATCAAATTCTCTTCTCACATTAGTCAAACACCCcacaaattatttcaaaaatgGTTTTATATGGTTTAGCATTTTCTATAATTTAgcacaaaaataacatttttttacagATCAGTACTATTGAATGAAGTTATATTTCAGGCTGAAGACAGTAATTACCAGACACCAGGATAAGAAAGTACTTCCTGGTGCACTGTGAACATACTCATAAAGTGAGTTTACTGTTTAAGTGAGCAAAAGGCATAGAAAACTCTTGTGGCCACTGTGCTTCATGGATGAACAAGACATCATTGTTTTAAGGATGTTTTAAGGATACCAAGCTCCTTCGCTTGGTATCAAATATACATATACAAATCGTAGTAAAGAGCAAGACAGCTGGTGTTGAATCAGGCCAAAGATAAGTCATATGCtcattaggagaaaaaaataactgacaGAAGGAAGTTACTTTACACATCTAACACctaactgatttttaaatttcatataTAGACTAAGAAGCATATGTCCTTACAAGCATAACCAAATACTGTGCATGCTGTGTGTGTTGCAGTTAAATAGGACTAATGGACCACAGGTTAATTATTCATGATGAagtttttgtttacttttgtcCCTAACAGCGAAGAGGAGATTTGAACAGCTAAGACTCAGGATTTAGCCTCTGATACTCTATGCTTCCATTTACAAGTCAGAATGAACGTGATGATGCTTGGGTGAACAACAAGTTTTTCTGGGATGTCTATCTTAagtaaaactgttttaaaaatgaagactgTTACGTTTACCAAATAGCTTAAAGGCAGATGATGCCTCCATTGCTACATGTTATTTATCATCCCTTGGTCCTGAAAACTGTGCTGGAATGCACAAGGACCATGTTCCTTTTACTGGAAATCTGAAATGCAAGTAATCCAAATTATAAAATTTTCCAATGTACTGTTAATTACCACACTCTGAGATGAGATTAGAACCACTGGAGACTTCTTTCTCTATTTCAAAACACATACATCCAATCCAGTTTTTACATTGGCAAAAATATTTCTCCAGTTACGTCTGACATCTTATTTCCAATTTCAattcagattaatttttttcatttggatttTTCTACAGCTAAAGAAATTGAGAAAATCTTCTAATacaagaaaaggaagatttaaGTATTTCAGCTACATTACTTACCTGCCTGTACGTCTTATGGCCAGgaacataaataaataacaatggAATATTATTATCAGGGGAATAAAAAACACGCAGCAACATAAAATCATGGTGTAGCTTCTGTTTCCAGGGGAGTAGGTTACGTAGTCCCATGTACAGGATATCATCAAGCCCTCAGGCACATAGGAACCTGTGAAATACAGGGAATACGTTattcacacatacacacaactTTGTGCAGTTATTGATCCAACAACTGAGCATTAAACCCTGTACTGTGTATCTAAGTCTTCAAGAGTTATGCTGGCCATACTGTGGTCTGAGAACGTGAGTGTACATACACAGAGGTCCTGACTGTCAGACTCAGGTACACCTAATACTGCATCTGCAATTTGTTCTGCTTAACCACAGCCTGGGAATAGCAGAGAGGAGGGTATCTGTACTGTGATAGGTGCAGATACATGGTGTGACAACAAACTGTCAGGTGGTAACTAGACACCCACCCTAAACTTAACCAAACATTAACTTTTTAACACCCCAAGCAAGGCTAAAACAGACCACATGGggaagaagagacagagagCAGACAACATACTCCATCCAAAGAGTGGAGCTACACTCCATCCCAGTGAGTACAGCCACACGATGGCAATGATCTGCATGGTGCGTTTCTTTGAAGTCCACTGGATGGATCGCAGGGGCTTAGTGATCACAAGGTAGCGGTCGACAGAGATTGCTAATAAAGTCATCATTGAGGTTATTCCGAACAGTGCTCCACAGAAAGCATACAAGTTACAGCCTGAAGCAGAAAATGGCAATGTCAGggattttcttaaaaacaagcaCAAATGAACTCTCAAATCTTGATGTAATAAActccccttttttgtttttttgtggcTCCAGATTTCTCTCCAATTAGAAGAATTTTCTTATACTCACAATTTCATAGTTATTAAATggttattagaaaaaaatgtattaacgAATACAAATGCACGTATTTAACAAGTCCTGCTCTCCACTCTGGGCTGCAACATGGAACCTTTTGTCTATGGAAAACTGCCTCAAAGAAAATCCAATCTAATTAAAGTTACATTTTCCTGGACCTTTGCCCAATATATTGATCTTAACAGGCTGCAGCAGACATCTGTCTGCTAATGACATAGATGTTTCAAAAAATGACTTTGGTTTTTGTGGCTTAAAAACACAGAAGTGGTTTAAATTTGCTGGTTAAAAGATCAGCTGTAAAACACAGCTCCAGTTTCTCTATTTAATAgcagtacttaaaaaaaaaccctgtcagTTTTTACCTGAAATAggctttttctcccctcttttcctTCGGGCATTGTACTCACAGATGAAAACTTGTAGACTTACACTGCCCCAAATTTGATTCAGAAACCTGTGTCAaatgatgattattttttttttcaattttcatgTCACTCCATGTGGTTATGAACAACAGCCCACCAGGAATGGGAATCAGTCAGAATATCAGATTTAGCCTCAAAGCAGACTTCTTTTAGAGTCTTTATAAGTAACCCACAAGTAAGGACCAAACCCCACTCCACCCAAATCAATTGCTTCATTTGTGGTAGCATGGTGATTGACACTTATTTCTTCTAAGGGGATAGGTAAGACTGAAATATCCTCAAGTCAAAGAAGAGCACCCTTCTGTGCTATTAAATAATACATGGTCTTTGGGCTTGCTCCACCAAAACACAACCACCACTTGGTGCAAATTTTCACCCAATAACAAAATGAGCAGTACCAAGCAGAACATATATTCAcatttccaacccctacccctACCATTCAGCCATAATTTGGGTACAcatcacattttctttgttgCAGTTGGAATGAAAGAAGCTTTAGTTGGCAGTGTTTTCATCTCACTATTGTTATTTAAATCTCTTAATTAAATGTAATTCCTAAAGCATGTTAATGGATATTAACAcacatttctaaataaaaatattaatttcctcTTAAATTAGTACAGAAAAAGTATTTACTACTTAAAAAACCTTTTCTACTCAACTTCAGTCATAGCATCTGCCCTCACAAGCTAAAGGGTAACATGATGCTGACTAACGATGTCAAGAACCTGGATTGGCTCTCGTGGGTTTTTGTTCTGCCGTCCCCACAGCACAAGCCAAGATTGTTATGGCTAAAAGGCTGCAGGCAACATATATCTGGTGCGGTACAAATTAGTGTTGAAAAGTACCTATATCTCCAAGTATCCACTTTCTGTGCAAGCTGTTGACAAAGCACATGGGTGCCTGAGAAGCTGACATCAAGAAGTCGCTCACAGCCAAATTCATTATAAAGTAGTTTTGGGGTGTCCTCAGCTTCTTGTTGCTTAAAAACATGAGAAATACACGATTTTAAATGGAGGAAATTAATAGTTAGCTTTACAACCTTGTTTGCCAGCTTAAACAAACACTGTCCAGGTTAACATTGGTCCTTACTTACAGTCAATGAATTGCTAATTATCAGTTAACTACTGCAGCTACAGATGTAGACATTTCAAAATGCTGACTGATATCAGCAAGGGACACATAAAATTACTTATTTCCTCTTTAAGCTGAAGAGAATTACAATTGTCTTGGAAAATATGCATTTGTTTGGGAGAAGAGTAGGTCCCTATAAGTACAGTGAACACCGAGCATGTCCTGCACTGCACAAGAACAGGATTTGAAACAGGTTACAGAGCATATGATCTGATTTTggtgaatttttaaaagctgctgaTCTGAAGAGTCATCACATTACCACTAACTAACTGAATCTTTGTAAAGTGCTACGGCACAAGCAGAGCATGCACAGAGATTTGAAGAATACCTCTTTGTTCATATATATCTCACACGAGAGAACAAAAACTCTCAGCTGCAGATGAACAGGCAACATTAAATACCACAACAGAGAGtgtgaaagcagcagccagaCTGCAAGAAAAGTTCATCTGAAAAAATCAGACATCACTTCcatattttttcctcacatcTAACCACCTTACATAGTCCCAGTTGCTAGGGAATATCTGGAGTTGCATACCCCTTGGAAACTTTCAAATGGTATTCAAGATTACTCTTGACTCTGGCTAAGAGGAATAAAGAAACTAGTAACGTGATTAAGAACCTCTTACTTTTATGTGAGGTTATTTGATTGAATATGCCCTTGTTGCTCTGATCAAATACTACGTCCCACTGGGAAAGTTAAATTGTGAGTTTGGCTCACCCAAATCTGTCTTAAAACTGTCACTTTTCAGGGATGTACTGAGAAAGTGTAATGCTGAACTAGTAGTCCCTCAAAATGAACCACTGTATTGGTCACATGGAGAAGTAAAGAGCTTTGATACATAGAGTTTGAATTCAGAACTTTTCACACTGTCAAGTACATATAATACAAAAAGAGGTGACTAGTCACACTCTGTGAGACATAAGGAGGAAGCAGGATTTTATAAACCGCTTTGTTCTTGCAAGCTGTATATAGTAATTCTCGatagtttaaaaacaattttttgtttttcccaaaaTTCCTCCTTCAGCATAGAAAGTTGAACAACTGAGGCATCTCTGATATGCTTTAAAATATCAGtatttactgaaaaagaaacGGAGAAAGCTACCTCAATGCTGTTGTAATTCTAACAAATTCTTGGATCTCGTAACTGCCTGCAATAACTATATGGGAGAGACTGCAGAATTCATCTTTGGAGGTCCTTGTCTGCCTGTGGGGATATTCCTACTTGGTTTAGAGCTTATATTACTCTAGGTAAAGCAAatatatttcaagaaaaattgAGAGCTTGTGCTGCACTTAAAAAATCATGCAGGTATCTACAGTTAGAGTTATCTCATATTAAAATCCATTTATTCAAAATAACTAAGTTTACTTGTCTTAAACATTTAAGAATAGGAAACTAATGCTTTGTTCATAACCCACTGGTGTTTCTAGTGTTGAAAGCTCCCTTTGCATCAACATATATGATGACAGCAAGCAGTGAGTGAGGAGTATTTTGAAATCCAGCATCACATTGTGGGACAGAAAATTactatttatttttcccatgAGATTTTTTCATACTCTAGCTGCAGTAGCTTTGACTCTCACTTATGTTGTCAGAAGCCAAATGAGCACACAAACTGACAGAAATCCTATGATCTGCCTGAAGCAGGGAATACACTGATGGCATGAGCTCATTTCCTGTAGCACATTGATTTCTTGGTCCTTCTAGGACATATGGGCTGCTGGGAAGAGTGTTAGTTTTTGTCAAGTGTTTTTGCAAATTCTACAGGGTGAGGGAAGAATTCTGCAACAGGGAGACTGGGATTTCTGTCATTAAAATTATTACAGTCCTCTTTAAACTTTTAACTAGATTTTGTTATAGAACAAggtatttattttctcattttctttgattCTTTAAAACATGAGGAATTTACACTGAGGTTATCAGTGATGTGCATGGATGGAGGATGTAGGAGtttgccttcctctgcctcATTTTGTTGCCATCAGCCTTTGCTTGGAGATTTAATCCAAGAGGGAACCAATGCAGAACATATGCACACAGACATGTATGAACCTCAAGGCCAGTCAGATTAGCCCTAAAAAAATTTTTGTACCTGTAAAATGCGTAGAGAATGAGGAGGTTTCCGATGATGCCAATGGAGCCAATAATGAGCACACATGTTCCTACGGTGTAAAGAACATGGTCGGGGAT is a window encoding:
- the LOC104563638 gene encoding melanopsin, yielding MGTQLHAVTKAEIPDHVLYTVGTCVLIIGSIGIIGNLLILYAFYSNKKLRTPQNYFIMNLAVSDFLMSASQAPMCFVNSLHRKWILGDIGCNLYAFCGALFGITSMMTLLAISVDRYLVITKPLRSIQWTSKKRTMQIIAIVWLYSLGWSVAPLFGWSSYVPEGLMISCTWDYVTYSPGNRSYTMILCCCVFFIPLIIIFHCYLFMFLAIRRTGRDVEKLGSCSRKSYLSQSMKNEWKLAKIAFVVIIVFVLSWSPYACVTLIAWAGQGNTLSPYSKSVPAVIAKASAIYNPIIYAIIHPRYRKTIHNAVPCLRFLIRISKNDLLRGSVNESSFRTSLSSHQSLTGRTKSTCVSSVSTAEATTDYTMVHDSINCDDFINCKIPRLSLQYETWSEVELDPVEPAHKKLQPQRSHSFSTSLRQKRDLFPKTCSFNVSTAEKVLLSSSCLEKVLGQPVLYSPPATLVTSSLRAASLPVDLNSGSVSRGGDSGISQMTAQENEVNGVLGSIISNTVPRIIIIPTSETNLFQEELEEEETELFHFHDKKSNLLDLEGLSSSMEFLEAVEKFLS